A single Armatimonadota bacterium DNA region contains:
- the tatC gene encoding twin-arginine translocase subunit TatC, with protein sequence MKTEVEEDIENGKQLELVEHLAELWTRIIRCAIYLAIGACAGWFFFPFFFKILAGPIIGFLKEMGSSFLLTGVAEGFTIKFQISLITGLILALPLITMEGWGFIAPGLTRKERLAVKLVAPLSILLFCLGVALAYFALPMGIRWLISQNPPGAKFMPSVAQTLLFIIKMYLAFGLVFQTPIILMFLARVGIVDSQMLKSYWRQAVLALLIVAAAVTPSGDAMTMMMIGLPMVFLYILSIGLVKLVEPRS encoded by the coding sequence ATGAAGACCGAAGTTGAGGAAGACATCGAAAACGGAAAACAGCTGGAGCTTGTAGAACATCTAGCTGAGCTTTGGACAAGAATCATACGGTGCGCAATATATCTGGCTATCGGTGCATGCGCCGGATGGTTTTTCTTTCCATTCTTCTTCAAAATCTTGGCCGGTCCAATCATTGGTTTCTTGAAAGAGATGGGAAGTTCATTCCTTCTCACCGGCGTTGCTGAAGGATTTACAATCAAGTTCCAGATATCCCTAATTACAGGTTTAATCCTTGCGCTGCCGCTAATCACCATGGAGGGATGGGGATTCATTGCCCCAGGTCTGACGCGGAAGGAGCGGCTAGCGGTTAAGCTTGTAGCCCCCCTTTCAATATTGTTATTCTGTTTAGGCGTGGCACTAGCCTACTTCGCACTACCAATGGGAATTAGGTGGTTGATAAGCCAGAACCCACCCGGCGCGAAGTTTATGCCTTCTGTTGCGCAGACACTCCTATTTATAATAAAAATGTACTTGGCTTTTGGCTTGGTGTTCCAAACCCCCATCATACTGATGTTCCTTGCAAGAGTTGGAATTGTTGACTCACAGATGTTGAAATCATATTGGCGGCAGGCCGTCCTTGCTCTGCTTATCGTTGCTGCGGCCGTAACACCCTCCGGAGATGCAATGACAATGATGATGATAGGCTTGCCCATGGTCTTCTTATACATTCTTAGCATTGGTCTTGTGAAGCTTGTTGAACCGCGGTCATGA